Proteins encoded by one window of Erwinia pyrifoliae DSM 12163:
- the rnc gene encoding ribonuclease III: MNPIVINKLQRKLGYTFTHQELLQQALTHRSASSKHNERLEFLGDSILSYVIANALYQRFPRVDEGDMSRMRATLVRGNTLAEMAREFDLGECLRLGPGELKSGGFRRESILADTVEALIGGVFLDSDIQTVEQLILSWYASRLDQISPGDKQKDPKTRLQEFLQGRHLPLPSYLVVQVRGEAHDQEFTIHCQVSGMADPVVGTGSSRRKAEQAAAEQALTKLGIE; this comes from the coding sequence ATGAACCCCATCGTAATTAACAAGCTTCAGCGGAAGTTGGGCTACACTTTTACCCATCAGGAATTATTACAGCAGGCGCTCACTCACCGCAGTGCCAGCAGTAAGCACAATGAAAGACTGGAATTCCTCGGCGACTCTATTCTAAGCTACGTGATTGCCAATGCACTTTATCAACGCTTCCCACGCGTGGATGAAGGCGATATGAGCCGTATGCGCGCTACGCTGGTTCGCGGTAATACGCTGGCTGAAATGGCACGGGAATTTGACCTGGGCGAATGTTTGCGCCTGGGGCCGGGAGAACTAAAAAGCGGCGGTTTCCGTCGTGAATCGATTCTGGCTGACACCGTTGAGGCGTTGATTGGCGGGGTATTCCTCGACAGCGACATCCAGACGGTGGAACAACTGATCCTCAGCTGGTACGCCAGCCGTCTCGATCAGATCAGTCCAGGCGACAAACAAAAGGATCCAAAAACGCGTCTGCAGGAGTTTCTGCAGGGTCGCCATCTGCCGTTGCCATCTTATCTGGTGGTACAGGTTCGGGGCGAAGCGCACGATCAGGAATTTACTATTCACTGCCAGGTAAGCGGCATGGCAGATCCGGTTGTGGGAACCGGGTCGAGCCGCCGTAAAGCTGAGCAGGCAGCGGCCGAACAGGCGCTGACTAAGCTGGGAATTGAATGA
- the era gene encoding GTPase Era, whose translation MSEQTTHCGFIAIVGRPNVGKSTLLNQLLGQKVSITSRKPQTTRHRIMGIHTEGQYQAIYVDTPGLHMEEKRAINRLMNRAASSSIGDVEMVIFVVEGTRWTADDEMVLNKLKDGKVPVLLAINKVDNIIDKSILLPHLQFLGQQMNFMDVVPISAEKGSNVDTIASIVRKRLPEAEHHFPEDYITDRSQRFMASEIIREKLMRFLGAELPYSVTVEIEQFVTNERGGLTINGLILVEREGQKKMVIGNKGAKIKTIGIEARRDMEEMLEAKVHLELWVKVKSGWADDERALRSLGYTDDL comes from the coding sequence ATGAGCGAACAAACCACCCATTGCGGCTTTATTGCTATTGTAGGCCGTCCGAACGTTGGAAAATCCACTTTGCTGAACCAGCTGTTGGGGCAGAAAGTTTCCATCACCTCGCGTAAGCCACAAACCACGCGCCACCGCATTATGGGCATCCATACCGAAGGGCAATATCAGGCCATTTATGTTGATACACCGGGCCTGCATATGGAGGAGAAACGGGCAATTAACCGCCTGATGAACCGTGCGGCCAGCAGCTCGATTGGCGATGTTGAAATGGTGATCTTCGTTGTGGAAGGCACGCGCTGGACCGCCGACGACGAAATGGTGCTGAACAAGCTGAAAGACGGCAAAGTGCCGGTGCTGCTGGCGATCAACAAGGTTGACAACATCATTGACAAAAGCATCCTGCTGCCGCATTTACAGTTCCTTGGCCAGCAGATGAACTTTATGGACGTGGTGCCGATCTCCGCTGAGAAAGGCAGCAACGTCGATACCATCGCCAGCATTGTGCGTAAGCGGCTGCCGGAAGCGGAACACCACTTCCCGGAAGATTACATCACCGATCGTTCGCAGCGCTTTATGGCGTCTGAAATCATCCGCGAAAAGCTGATGCGTTTCCTCGGTGCCGAGCTGCCGTATTCCGTGACCGTTGAGATTGAGCAGTTCGTCACCAACGAGCGTGGCGGTCTGACCATTAACGGCCTGATCCTCGTGGAGCGCGAGGGACAGAAAAAGATGGTGATCGGCAACAAAGGCGCGAAAATCAAAACCATCGGTATTGAAGCGCGCAGAGATATGGAAGAGATGCTCGAGGCGAAAGTCCACCTTGAACTGTGGGTCAAAGTGAAGTCCGGCTGGGCGGATGATGAACGCGCCTTACGTAGCCTGGGCTATACCGACGACCTCTGA
- the recO gene encoding DNA repair protein RecO, which produces MEGWQRAFVLHGRPWSETSLLLDLFSEQHGRVRVLAKGARSKRSSLKGALQPFTPLLVRWSGRGEVKTLRAAEPVSLALPLSGNTLYCGLYVNELLSRVLQHETAFSELFFDYLQCIQTLAADPASPEPALRRFELSMLGHLGYGVDFLHCAGSGEEVADSMTYSYREEKGFIASLVAGHRSFSGRQLRALSAREFPDADTLRAAKRFTRIALKPYLGGKPLKSGELFRQFLPRKPAGTAPAGEE; this is translated from the coding sequence ATGGAAGGCTGGCAACGCGCATTTGTCCTGCATGGACGCCCCTGGAGCGAAACCAGCCTGCTGCTTGACCTGTTCTCCGAACAGCACGGCCGGGTGCGGGTACTGGCCAAAGGCGCCCGCTCGAAACGCTCCAGCCTGAAAGGCGCGTTACAGCCCTTTACGCCGCTGCTGGTGCGCTGGAGCGGTCGTGGCGAAGTGAAAACCCTGCGCGCTGCCGAGCCGGTATCGCTGGCGTTGCCGCTTAGCGGCAACACGCTTTACTGCGGCCTGTACGTTAACGAACTCCTTTCCCGCGTGCTGCAACATGAAACGGCCTTCAGCGAACTGTTCTTCGACTACCTGCAATGCATCCAGACGCTGGCGGCTGATCCCGCTTCGCCCGAACCGGCGCTGCGGCGCTTTGAACTGTCAATGCTGGGCCATCTGGGCTACGGCGTTGACTTTCTGCACTGCGCCGGCAGTGGTGAAGAGGTGGCGGACAGCATGACCTACAGCTACCGCGAAGAGAAAGGCTTTATTGCCAGCCTGGTTGCAGGACACCGTAGTTTCTCTGGTCGCCAGCTGCGTGCGCTGTCTGCTCGTGAATTCCCTGATGCAGACACCCTGCGTGCCGCCAAACGTTTTACCCGTATTGCCCTGAAACCTTATCTTGGCGGTAAACCCCTGAAGAGTGGCGAGCTTTTTCGGCAATTCTTGCCGAGAAAACCAGCAGGCACCGCGCCAGCAGGCGAAGAATAG
- the pdxJ gene encoding pyridoxine 5'-phosphate synthase, with protein MAELLLGVNIDHVATVRNARGTHYPDPVQAAFVSEQAGADGITVHLREDRRHITDRDVRILRETIQTRMNLEMAVTDEMVDIACEIQPHFCCLVPEKREEVTTEGGLDVAAQQDKVTAAVKRLSAAGILVSLFIDADPRQIDAAVAAGAPYIEIHTGAYAEAPEGPARDAELARIAEAATCAAGKGLKVNAGHGLTYHNVLPVAALPEMHELNIGHAIIGRAVFTGLAAAVQEMKQLLREARR; from the coding sequence ATGGCAGAGCTGTTATTAGGCGTCAATATCGATCACGTTGCGACCGTACGTAATGCCCGAGGCACCCACTATCCCGATCCGGTTCAGGCAGCATTTGTTTCCGAACAGGCAGGGGCGGACGGCATCACCGTGCATCTGCGTGAAGATCGCCGTCATATCACCGACCGTGACGTGCGTATTCTGCGCGAAACCATTCAAACGCGTATGAATCTGGAAATGGCCGTCACTGATGAGATGGTCGACATTGCCTGTGAGATCCAGCCGCACTTCTGCTGTCTGGTGCCGGAAAAGCGTGAGGAAGTGACCACTGAAGGCGGTCTCGACGTGGCAGCACAACAGGATAAAGTGACTGCGGCGGTTAAACGGCTTAGCGCCGCCGGCATCCTGGTTTCGCTGTTTATTGATGCCGACCCGCGTCAGATCGATGCCGCAGTGGCTGCGGGCGCGCCTTACATTGAAATTCACACCGGAGCCTATGCCGAAGCACCGGAGGGGCCAGCGCGTGACGCGGAGCTGGCACGCATTGCCGAAGCGGCGACCTGTGCAGCGGGCAAGGGCCTGAAGGTTAACGCGGGTCACGGCCTGACCTACCACAACGTGCTGCCGGTTGCTGCACTGCCGGAAATGCACGAGCTGAATATTGGTCATGCCATCATTGGCCGTGCGGTATTTACTGGGTTGGCCGCTGCGGTACAAGAGATGAAGCAGCTGCTGCGTGAAGCACGCCGCTAA
- the acpS gene encoding holo-ACP synthase, which produces MAILGLGSDIVEIARIGAVISRSGNRLAQRVLSENEWLQYQAHQQPVRFLAKRFAVKEAAAKAFGTGIRGGLAFNQFEVYNDELGKPGLRFLQHAHEMAQKLGVAHVHVTLADERHYACATVIIES; this is translated from the coding sequence ATGGCTATTCTCGGTCTCGGTAGCGATATCGTGGAGATCGCCCGCATCGGCGCGGTGATTTCCCGCAGCGGCAATCGGCTGGCACAACGGGTACTGAGCGAAAACGAATGGCTTCAGTATCAGGCACATCAGCAGCCGGTGCGCTTTCTTGCCAAACGGTTCGCCGTAAAGGAAGCAGCGGCGAAGGCGTTTGGCACCGGTATTCGCGGCGGCCTGGCGTTTAATCAGTTCGAGGTTTACAACGATGAGCTGGGCAAGCCGGGCCTGAGATTTCTGCAACACGCGCATGAAATGGCGCAGAAGCTGGGCGTGGCGCATGTGCACGTCACGCTGGCCGACGAACGTCACTACGCCTGTGCCACGGTAATTATCGAGAGTTAA
- a CDS encoding MurR/RpiR family transcriptional regulator has product MSSLLRIRQLYPSLAMNERRLADYLLSQPEHALHLSSQKLADESGVSQSSVVKFAQKLGYKGFPALKLALNASLTEKDAITVHNHILSDDALKVVGEKLFTEKTSAIRATLDINSEERLLETLRLLKQARRIVLIGVGASGLVAKDFSWKLMKIGISAVAEQDMHALLASVQALSVGDVLLAISYTGERREINLAAQEARRIGATVLAFTGFTPNTLQQSANHCLYTVAEEQTTRSAAISSTTAQLALTDLLFMALIQRDPERASSHIRHNEALVKKLV; this is encoded by the coding sequence ATGAGTTCACTGCTGCGTATCCGTCAGCTTTATCCCAGCCTGGCGATGAACGAACGCCGTCTTGCTGACTACCTGCTGTCGCAGCCGGAGCATGCACTCCACCTGAGTTCACAGAAACTGGCTGATGAGTCGGGCGTCAGCCAGTCAAGCGTGGTCAAGTTTGCCCAGAAGCTGGGTTACAAGGGGTTCCCCGCATTAAAGCTGGCGCTGAATGCATCACTAACGGAGAAAGACGCCATCACCGTGCACAATCACATCCTGAGTGACGATGCGCTGAAGGTGGTTGGGGAGAAGCTGTTTACCGAAAAGACGTCAGCCATCCGCGCCACGCTGGATATCAACAGTGAAGAGAGGCTGCTTGAGACGCTGCGCCTGCTGAAACAGGCCAGGCGCATTGTATTGATAGGGGTTGGCGCGTCCGGGCTGGTAGCGAAGGACTTCTCCTGGAAGCTGATGAAAATCGGTATCAGCGCCGTAGCCGAACAGGATATGCATGCGCTGCTGGCCAGCGTCCAGGCATTAAGCGTGGGCGATGTGCTGCTGGCCATCTCCTATACCGGTGAACGGCGCGAGATTAATCTGGCGGCACAGGAAGCCCGGCGCATCGGTGCCACGGTTTTGGCCTTCACCGGCTTCACCCCGAATACCCTGCAACAGTCGGCCAACCATTGTTTGTATACCGTAGCGGAAGAGCAGACCACGCGCAGCGCCGCTATCTCATCCACGACCGCCCAGCTGGCGCTGACCGATCTGCTGTTTATGGCCTTGATCCAGCGCGATCCGGAACGCGCCTCCAGCCATATTCGCCACAATGAAGCGCTGGTGAAAAAACTGGTTTGA
- the murQ gene encoding N-acetylmuramic acid 6-phosphate etherase — MNLGSLISETRNPETLDLDNLSTLQMVTKFNQQDATVAGAVSLTLPQVADAVDAAAAALSAGGRLIYIGAGTSGRLGVLDASECPPTFGVANGVVIGLIAGGPAALVTSIEGAEDDEQLGISDLQALKINANDMVVGLAASGRTPYVTAALRYARQLGCRTAGISCNPHSPLALAAEIAISPLVGPEALTGSTRLKSGTAQKLVLNMISTGAMVKIGKVYQNLMVDMRASNIKLVDRARRMVCEATGCEAQQAEAALKQTQYEVKTAILMLLTDLPAEQAKQSLSAHHGFLRAALQNPGRR, encoded by the coding sequence ATGAATCTTGGCTCACTGATATCCGAAACGCGTAATCCCGAGACGCTCGATCTTGATAATTTGTCGACGCTGCAGATGGTGACTAAATTCAACCAGCAGGATGCCACCGTGGCGGGGGCGGTCAGCCTGACTTTGCCGCAGGTGGCCGACGCTGTTGATGCCGCCGCCGCCGCGCTGTCTGCCGGCGGGCGGCTGATCTATATCGGAGCCGGAACCAGCGGCCGCCTGGGCGTGCTGGATGCTTCTGAATGCCCGCCTACCTTTGGCGTAGCAAACGGGGTGGTGATTGGGCTGATTGCCGGAGGCCCGGCAGCCCTGGTCACGTCGATAGAAGGGGCGGAAGATGATGAGCAGCTGGGCATCAGTGACCTGCAGGCGCTGAAGATAAACGCTAACGATATGGTGGTCGGTCTGGCCGCATCCGGGCGCACTCCTTACGTCACGGCTGCGCTGCGCTATGCCCGTCAGTTGGGCTGCCGTACCGCCGGGATATCCTGTAATCCGCATTCACCGCTGGCTCTTGCAGCCGAAATAGCGATCTCACCGCTGGTCGGGCCGGAGGCGCTGACCGGCTCTACCCGTTTGAAATCCGGTACGGCGCAAAAGCTGGTGCTGAATATGATTTCTACCGGTGCAATGGTGAAAATCGGCAAGGTGTATCAGAACCTGATGGTGGATATGCGGGCGTCGAATATCAAGCTGGTCGACCGCGCGCGCCGCATGGTGTGTGAAGCCACCGGCTGCGAGGCGCAACAGGCAGAGGCCGCCTTAAAGCAGACGCAATATGAGGTAAAAACCGCCATCCTGATGCTGCTGACCGACCTGCCCGCCGAACAGGCTAAGCAGAGCCTGTCTGCCCATCACGGCTTTTTGCGTGCGGCACTGCAGAACCCCGGCCGGCGCTAA
- the yfhb gene encoding phosphatidylglycerophosphatase C — protein MTTGSERRVVFFDLDGTLHQQDMFGTFMRWLLWRQPLNLLLVVPLLPVIGLGLLVKGRAARWPMSLLLWSITFGHGEERLLQREAQFAHWFRQRVTAFPLVQQRLNDYLGSEDADVWLITGSPQPLVERVYFDSAFLPGVKLIASQMARAYGGRVLIMRCLGHEKVAQLEEQIGTPLQLHSGYSDSKQDNPLLFFCQHRFRVTPVGELQQLE, from the coding sequence TTGACAACCGGTAGTGAACGACGCGTGGTCTTTTTTGACCTAGATGGCACCCTGCATCAGCAGGATATGTTTGGCACTTTTATGCGCTGGCTGCTGTGGCGTCAGCCGCTTAATCTGCTGCTGGTAGTGCCATTATTGCCGGTGATTGGTCTGGGCCTGTTGGTGAAGGGGCGCGCGGCGCGCTGGCCGATGAGCCTGCTGCTGTGGTCAATCACTTTTGGCCACGGAGAAGAGCGTCTGCTGCAACGGGAGGCGCAGTTTGCCCACTGGTTTCGTCAGCGCGTAACGGCTTTTCCGCTGGTGCAGCAGCGGCTGAACGACTATCTGGGCAGTGAAGATGCTGATGTCTGGCTGATCACCGGTTCACCCCAGCCGCTGGTGGAGCGGGTCTATTTCGATTCCGCTTTTCTGCCGGGGGTGAAACTGATCGCCAGTCAAATGGCGCGTGCTTATGGCGGCAGAGTGCTGATAATGCGCTGCCTGGGCCATGAAAAGGTGGCTCAGCTGGAAGAGCAGATCGGTACGCCGTTACAGCTTCACAGTGGTTACAGCGACAGCAAACAGGACAATCCGCTGTTGTTTTTCTGCCAGCACCGTTTTCGTGTTACCCCGGTGGGGGAGCTACAGCAGCTGGAATAA
- the tadA gene encoding tRNA adenosine(34) deaminase TadA, translated as MTDHNEEYWMRHALRLARRAWDEGEVPVGAVLVLDGQAIGEGWNRPIGQHDPTAHAEMMALRQGGKVIENYRLLDTTLYVTLEPCVMCAGAMIHGRVGRLVYGARDAKTGAAGSLLDVLGHAGMNHHVQVDCGVLRDECAAMLSDFFRQRRAEKKALRQQQNPGRV; from the coding sequence GTGACCGATCACAATGAGGAATACTGGATGCGCCACGCGCTCCGGCTGGCTCGCCGAGCCTGGGACGAGGGCGAGGTGCCGGTGGGTGCGGTGCTGGTGCTGGATGGCCAGGCTATCGGCGAGGGTTGGAACCGCCCTATTGGTCAGCATGACCCGACTGCGCATGCGGAAATGATGGCGCTGCGCCAGGGCGGCAAGGTCATAGAGAATTATCGCCTGCTGGACACCACGCTGTATGTCACCCTGGAGCCTTGCGTGATGTGCGCTGGTGCGATGATCCACGGCCGTGTCGGACGGCTGGTGTATGGGGCGCGTGATGCGAAAACCGGTGCGGCAGGTTCCTTGCTCGATGTGCTGGGGCATGCGGGGATGAACCATCATGTGCAGGTTGACTGTGGCGTGCTGCGTGATGAGTGCGCCGCAATGCTAAGTGATTTTTTTCGCCAGCGGCGGGCTGAAAAAAAAGCGCTACGGCAGCAGCAAAACCCCGGTCGGGTTTAA
- the mltF gene encoding membrane-bound lytic murein transglycosylase MltF, whose protein sequence is MKRLKFNYLLIGLITVLLALALWPSIPWYGGSTDRIAQIKSRGVLRISTINSPLTYYTVKQSPAGMDYELAKRFADYLGVRLAVTVRPNLADLFEDLADDKADVLAAGLIYNSERLKRFRAGPAYYSVSQQLVYRIGTPRPKNLGDLKGRLTVASGSAYLSSLCEVKDRQYADLDWAISTDRTPEGLLQAVADGKLDYTIADSVSIGLMQRIHPQLAVAFDITDEEAVTWYMRQEANDSLSAAILDFFSRMSEEGAIARLDEKYLGHVGTFDYVDTRTFLRSIDETLPDIRRLFEKYAREIDWRLLAAISYQESHWNPQATSPTGVRGMMMLTRNTAESLNVSDRTDPEQSIRGGSEYLLHMMEKVPPGVPEDERIWFALAAYNMGYAHMLDARKLTEKQKGNPNSWADVKVRLPMLSQKRYYSQTTYGYARGQEAYNYVENIRKYQLSLVGYLQDQERKLAQKAVTEAELSQAYPAVEVNTALNPTGVLLLP, encoded by the coding sequence TTGAAACGCCTTAAATTTAATTATCTGTTGATCGGATTAATCACCGTGCTGCTTGCGCTGGCATTGTGGCCCTCGATCCCGTGGTATGGTGGCTCTACCGACCGTATCGCGCAGATTAAATCGCGCGGAGTGCTGCGTATCAGCACCATAAATTCCCCGCTGACTTACTACACCGTTAAGCAATCTCCGGCTGGCATGGATTACGAGCTGGCGAAGCGCTTCGCCGATTATTTAGGGGTCAGGCTTGCTGTCACCGTACGCCCGAATCTGGCCGATCTGTTTGAAGACCTGGCTGACGATAAAGCCGACGTGCTGGCTGCCGGTTTGATTTACAACAGTGAGCGGCTGAAGCGTTTTCGTGCCGGTCCGGCATATTATTCCGTTTCACAGCAGCTGGTCTACCGCATCGGTACGCCACGCCCGAAAAACCTTGGCGATCTTAAAGGCCGCCTGACGGTGGCTTCGGGTTCAGCCTATCTGTCTTCGCTCTGCGAGGTTAAAGATCGTCAGTATGCCGATCTCGACTGGGCGATCTCCACCGATCGGACGCCAGAGGGCTTGTTGCAGGCCGTGGCTGACGGTAAGCTCGACTATACCATTGCCGACTCGGTATCAATTGGACTGATGCAGCGTATTCACCCCCAGCTGGCGGTGGCGTTCGACATTACCGATGAAGAAGCCGTCACCTGGTACATGCGGCAGGAAGCCAATGACAGCCTGAGCGCGGCGATACTCGATTTCTTCAGCCGGATGTCAGAAGAAGGTGCCATCGCCCGCCTTGATGAGAAGTATCTCGGCCATGTCGGCACTTTTGATTATGTTGATACCCGCACTTTCCTGCGTTCAATTGACGAAACGCTGCCGGATATTCGCCGACTGTTTGAGAAGTATGCCAGGGAAATTGACTGGCGGCTGCTGGCGGCAATCTCTTATCAGGAGTCGCACTGGAATCCGCAGGCCACCTCCCCTACCGGCGTGCGCGGCATGATGATGCTAACGCGCAATACGGCCGAAAGCCTGAATGTCAGCGATCGTACCGACCCCGAGCAGAGCATTCGTGGCGGCAGTGAATATCTGCTACACATGATGGAGAAAGTTCCGCCGGGCGTGCCTGAAGATGAACGGATCTGGTTCGCGCTGGCTGCCTACAACATGGGCTACGCCCATATGCTTGATGCGCGCAAACTGACGGAAAAACAGAAAGGCAATCCGAACAGCTGGGCGGATGTGAAAGTACGGCTGCCGATGCTCAGTCAAAAACGCTACTACAGCCAGACCACTTACGGCTATGCCCGTGGCCAGGAGGCTTATAACTACGTGGAGAATATCCGTAAATACCAGCTGAGCCTGGTGGGTTATCTGCAGGATCAGGAGAGAAAGCTGGCGCAGAAGGCGGTGACAGAAGCCGAACTGAGCCAGGCTTACCCGGCGGTTGAGGTTAACACAGCGTTAAACCCGACCGGGGTTTTGCTGCTGCCGTAG